From a single Leclercia sp. AS011 genomic region:
- the osmF gene encoding glycine betaine ABC transporter substrate-binding protein OsmF, whose protein sequence is MTIAKGMLGSAVLLAAVSLPLQAAEPVKVGSKIDTEGALLGNIILQVLESHGVKTVNKVQLGTTPVVRGAITSGELDIYPEYTGNGAFFFKDEKDPAWKNAQAGYEKVKKLDAEQNKLVWLTPAPANNTWTIAVRKDVAEKGKLTTLDDLSRYLKENGDFKLAASAEFIERPDALPAFEKAYDFKLDQSQLLSLAGGDTAVTIKAAAQQTSGVNAAMAYGTDGPVAALGLQTLTDPKGVQPIYAPTPVVREAVLKAYPELDAWLKPVFETLDEKTLQQLNASIAVEGLDAKKVAADYLKQKGLVK, encoded by the coding sequence ATGACGATTGCAAAGGGGATGTTGGGATCTGCGGTGTTGCTGGCGGCGGTGAGTCTGCCGTTACAGGCGGCGGAGCCGGTGAAGGTGGGCTCAAAGATCGATACCGAAGGCGCGCTGCTCGGCAATATTATTTTGCAGGTGCTGGAAAGCCACGGCGTGAAAACCGTCAATAAAGTCCAGCTCGGCACCACGCCCGTGGTGCGCGGTGCGATCACCTCCGGCGAGCTGGATATCTATCCGGAATACACCGGCAACGGGGCCTTCTTCTTTAAAGATGAAAAGGATCCGGCGTGGAAAAATGCCCAGGCCGGATATGAAAAAGTCAAAAAGCTGGATGCTGAACAGAACAAACTGGTCTGGCTCACCCCGGCTCCGGCCAACAATACCTGGACCATCGCCGTGCGCAAAGACGTGGCGGAGAAAGGTAAACTCACTACCCTCGACGATCTCAGCCGCTACCTGAAAGAGAATGGCGATTTTAAACTCGCCGCCTCGGCGGAGTTTATAGAGCGCCCGGATGCCCTGCCGGCCTTTGAAAAAGCCTATGACTTCAAGCTGGATCAAAGCCAGCTGCTCTCCCTGGCGGGCGGTGATACGGCAGTCACCATCAAAGCGGCGGCCCAGCAAACCTCCGGCGTGAATGCGGCGATGGCCTACGGCACCGATGGCCCGGTGGCGGCGCTGGGTCTGCAAACCCTCACCGATCCTAAAGGCGTTCAGCCAATCTATGCCCCGACCCCGGTGGTGCGCGAAGCGGTGCTGAAGGCCTACCCGGAGCTGGACGCCTGGCTGAAGCCGGTATTTGAAACGCTGGATGAGAAAACCCTGCAACAGCTGAATGCCAGCATTGCGGTGGAAGGGCTGGATGCCAAAAAAGTGGCGGCAGATTACCTGAAGCAGAAAGGGCTGGTGAAGTAG
- a CDS encoding ABC transporter permease, translating into MPIRCHNRVLLLLAIVALAAGALPFVNFAPNRLVSGEGRALWQVWSFSPALLLLPLCLLLGLSVARGRWALVATLVACELLFAGLIWSVGLAATHLATSESPLARTAVGSGLWLWLALCLLACSDAIRRLSLQPLWRWLLQAQIWILPLLLLFSGELNALSLLKEYANREDVFDAALAQHLTLLVGTLVPALLIGVPLGMLCYRRPTTQGPVFAVLNVIQTVPSVALFGLLIAPLAGLTRAWPWLSSLGIAGTGLTPALIALVLYALLPLARGVLAGLSQVPAEVLESADAMGMNTRQRFWQIQLPLALPVLLRGLRVVAVQTVGMAVIAALIGAGGFGALVFQGLLSSALDLVLLGVIPTIVLAVVVDALFALWIALLRRRTND; encoded by the coding sequence GTGCCGATAAGATGTCATAACCGCGTCCTGCTGCTGCTGGCGATCGTTGCCCTGGCTGCGGGCGCGTTACCTTTCGTCAATTTCGCCCCTAACCGGCTGGTGTCCGGGGAGGGGCGTGCTCTCTGGCAGGTGTGGTCGTTTTCCCCTGCGTTACTTTTACTTCCGCTGTGCCTGCTGCTGGGGTTATCCGTTGCCCGCGGACGCTGGGCGCTGGTGGCCACACTTGTGGCGTGCGAGCTGCTGTTTGCCGGCCTGATCTGGAGCGTCGGGCTGGCGGCGACCCATCTCGCCACCAGCGAGAGTCCGCTGGCGCGTACCGCGGTGGGTAGCGGCCTGTGGCTGTGGCTGGCGCTCTGCCTGCTGGCCTGCAGCGATGCCATTCGTCGGCTCAGCCTCCAGCCGCTCTGGCGCTGGCTGTTGCAGGCGCAAATCTGGATCCTGCCGCTGCTGTTGTTATTCAGCGGTGAACTCAATGCTCTCTCCCTGTTGAAAGAGTATGCCAACCGCGAGGATGTCTTTGATGCGGCCCTCGCGCAGCATTTGACTCTACTGGTGGGCACCCTGGTGCCAGCGCTGCTGATCGGCGTGCCGCTGGGGATGCTCTGTTATCGCCGTCCGACAACGCAGGGACCGGTGTTTGCGGTGCTCAACGTGATTCAGACCGTGCCCTCTGTGGCGCTGTTTGGCCTGCTGATTGCCCCGCTGGCCGGGCTGACCCGTGCCTGGCCGTGGCTGTCGTCCCTGGGAATTGCCGGAACCGGCCTGACCCCGGCGCTGATCGCCCTGGTGCTCTATGCCCTGCTGCCGCTGGCGCGCGGGGTGCTGGCGGGGCTGAGCCAGGTCCCTGCCGAAGTGCTGGAGAGCGCCGACGCGATGGGGATGAACACCCGCCAGCGCTTCTGGCAGATCCAGCTCCCGCTGGCGCTGCCGGTACTGCTGCGCGGACTCAGGGTCGTCGCAGTACAGACGGTGGGGATGGCGGTGATCGCGGCGTTAATCGGTGCCGGAGGATTTGGGGCGCTGGTGTTCCAGGGGCTGCTGAGCAGCGCCCTGGATCTGGTGCTGCTGGGCGTGATCCCGACCATCGTGCTGGCGGTGGTGGTGGATGCGCTGTTTGCCCTGTGGATCGCCCTGCTGCGAAGGAGAACCAATGATTGA